A window of Reinekea marina contains these coding sequences:
- a CDS encoding DUF1513 domain-containing protein, which produces MARCNGNAFTGRGHDIALHPSLDFGIAIARRPGRYLQLFSSRNGQDLGLVRVSNHLKLTARLLGKQQAHCQRQSSSQLSNVFTQLQIS; this is translated from the coding sequence ATGGCGCGCTGCAATGGCAATGCCTTTACCGGGCGCGGGCATGATATTGCACTGCACCCAAGCCTAGACTTTGGTATTGCCATTGCGCGTAGACCAGGCCGCTATTTACAGTTATTTAGCTCACGAAACGGCCAAGATTTAGGGCTAGTCAGAGTTAGTAATCATTTAAAGTTAACGGCACGCTTGCTGGGTAAACAACAAGCTCATTGTCAGCGCCAGTCATCGAGCCAGCTCTCAAATGTGTTTACTCAGCTACAAATTAGCTGA
- a CDS encoding DUF1513 domain-containing protein, whose translation MFALKNETLTPLKAPPSLWAQLKGYIGSVEVSEGMIVATSPRAHWLGWFAEHNFELNDQFLLPDVCALAATSQGLFAGSGTGRVYNQGDVIPSKIRWDNHFSVT comes from the coding sequence TTGTTTGCGCTAAAAAATGAAACGCTCACGCCACTGAAGGCACCGCCTAGCCTTTGGGCTCAACTGAAAGGCTATATTGGCAGTGTGGAAGTCAGTGAAGGAATGATTGTAGCAACCAGCCCTCGTGCTCACTGGCTAGGCTGGTTTGCAGAGCATAATTTTGAATTGAACGATCAGTTTTTACTGCCAGACGTATGCGCGCTGGCAGCAACCTCGCAAGGTTTGTTCGCAGGTTCAGGCACAGGGAGAGTCTACAACCAAGGAGATGTGATTCCGAGCAAGATACGATGGGATAACCATTTCAGCGTGACTTGA
- a CDS encoding NAD(P)/FAD-dependent oxidoreductase has product MSAARQLAALRPNDRIVIVDAQRAGEGASARNSGYLVDSTLNDGHLTGEHLSLYKQKYDLNRAALETVKRFVDAYQVDCDWDDSGKFHATSMLKNEAKLTQFHQTLASCGIKSSLLAGSELHERLGTKFYRMAVHTEGGVMLQPAKLARAMITALPNNVALYENTPVHKIEYGSKKVSVTTHQGSVTAKQILLCANGFLPSLGAFTQRAFPLTLTASLTVRLPNKNIHQSARQNLGGYCRHKLWAQPYG; this is encoded by the coding sequence TTGTCTGCAGCACGACAACTTGCAGCACTGCGACCCAATGACCGTATTGTTATTGTTGATGCACAACGCGCGGGCGAAGGTGCCAGTGCCAGAAATTCTGGCTATTTAGTTGACTCAACTTTGAACGACGGCCACCTGACCGGAGAGCACCTCAGTTTATACAAGCAAAAATATGATTTAAATCGAGCCGCCTTAGAAACAGTTAAAAGATTTGTGGATGCTTATCAGGTAGATTGTGATTGGGATGACTCAGGAAAATTTCACGCAACGTCGATGCTCAAAAACGAAGCAAAGCTCACTCAATTTCATCAAACATTGGCCAGCTGTGGCATTAAAAGTTCATTGCTGGCGGGTAGCGAGTTACACGAGCGCCTTGGTACCAAATTTTATCGCATGGCGGTGCACACGGAAGGTGGAGTCATGTTACAACCGGCTAAATTAGCGCGCGCTATGATTACCGCTTTACCCAATAATGTGGCGTTATATGAGAATACGCCTGTCCACAAAATAGAATACGGCTCCAAAAAAGTATCGGTGACTACACACCAAGGTTCAGTGACGGCGAAACAAATTTTATTATGTGCTAACGGCTTTTTGCCATCGTTAGGTGCATTCACGCAACGCGCCTTTCCTTTGACGTTAACCGCTAGCTTAACCGTACGCTTACCGAACAAGAATATTCATCAATCGGCTCGCCAAAACCTTGGGGGTTATTGTCGGCACAAGCTATGGGCGCAACCGTACGGTTAA
- a CDS encoding FAD-dependent oxidoreductase: MSAQAMGATVRLTEDKRIMIRNTAEAITGVHLSTQGLQRRIHVHKQGLEKRFPSLPDNLIEHSWAGITCISGNSANIFTRVSENCLAAGCYNGGGIGLATHFGEQLAYLAIGENTPEIEQINQRPQPNWLPPNPFYSGELKCV, from the coding sequence TTGTCGGCACAAGCTATGGGCGCAACCGTACGGTTAACCGAAGATAAACGCATTATGATTCGTAATACGGCTGAAGCGATCACCGGTGTTCACTTATCAACTCAAGGGTTGCAACGGCGTATTCATGTTCACAAGCAGGGCTTAGAAAAACGTTTCCCTTCTCTGCCCGATAACCTCATAGAGCACAGCTGGGCAGGCATCACCTGTATCAGCGGAAACTCAGCGAATATTTTTACTCGGGTCTCAGAAAATTGCCTTGCCGCTGGCTGCTATAACGGTGGAGGTATTGGCTTGGCTACGCACTTTGGTGAGCAGCTCGCTTATTTAGCCATCGGCGAGAACACGCCAGAAATTGAACAGATAAACCAGCGCCCACAACCGAATTGGTTGCCACCCAACCCTTTTTACAGTGGGGAGTTAAAATGCGTTTAG
- a CDS encoding DNA-deoxyinosine glycosylase yields MCRYFGLDEQSDYEHRLAGLLDKNIALWDVLGRAERQGSLDSAINIQTEQANPIDAFITQHTSVEAILFNGGKAESSFKKVFAKQPVFANIATHKLPSTSPAFAAMSFEQKCQQWHQCLSLYF; encoded by the coding sequence ATGTGTCGCTATTTTGGTCTAGATGAACAGTCAGACTATGAACACCGCCTAGCGGGCTTACTCGATAAAAATATAGCCTTGTGGGATGTGCTTGGCCGGGCAGAGCGTCAAGGCAGTTTAGACAGCGCCATCAATATACAAACGGAACAAGCAAACCCCATTGATGCTTTTATAACGCAACACACAAGTGTGGAGGCTATTTTATTCAACGGGGGTAAAGCAGAATCCAGTTTTAAAAAAGTATTTGCCAAGCAGCCTGTATTTGCCAACATCGCCACACACAAGTTGCCATCAACAAGCCCTGCTTTTGCGGCGATGTCATTTGAACAAAAGTGTCAGCAATGGCACCAATGCTTATCTTTGTACTTTTAG
- a CDS encoding PAS domain-containing protein, which produces MKIQMYSEFETLRHRRLQYLLKNAPYYWLTSLGLSILCAIYELNFKETLHLGSIAVLVCVSIAGYLSTVFSQVQARKDPLWSPVLWFLAILLCNSMVWGLFARHEPFFNSLALVLAAVASMAFYSHCRLSAAAIIPATLIPIPFLYFSNLEFLWQLHLPAIILIYIASKQRHSMGLANVRSDFEASRLNHMMTTTQTDLQKTIQQKNHELQEANARLSTEVDLRKDVNQALINSEEQLSLAIATAGIGFWDWDIPARKVYHSDTERFFGFQQLPGQEPLDLFDIVLEDDILVIRKAMLDHLRGRTDYYTARYRVKTIRNQDIKWIEDTGKISERDDLGRGVRLLGTRRDITLDMQQQEELSLAASLFNTNPDGVFILDAQQNFRTCNRAFCDILQRQKGELLGEPLFKVLRTEQHARIELGVANNGRWNGDIVAARGKMSVYLFP; this is translated from the coding sequence ATGAAGATACAGATGTACTCAGAATTTGAGACTTTAAGGCACCGACGCCTACAATATTTACTGAAAAATGCACCCTATTATTGGCTCACTAGCCTTGGTTTAAGCATCCTCTGTGCAATATATGAGCTCAATTTCAAAGAAACTCTGCACCTGGGTTCTATCGCTGTATTAGTGTGTGTATCTATTGCGGGTTATTTATCAACAGTTTTCAGCCAAGTACAGGCTCGCAAAGACCCTTTGTGGAGCCCGGTGTTATGGTTTTTGGCTATTTTATTGTGCAACAGCATGGTTTGGGGGCTTTTTGCACGCCACGAGCCCTTTTTTAACTCGCTTGCCCTTGTATTAGCAGCGGTTGCCAGTATGGCCTTCTACTCGCATTGCCGCCTAAGTGCTGCAGCCATCATTCCAGCAACGTTAATTCCAATTCCTTTTTTGTATTTTTCAAACCTTGAGTTTTTATGGCAACTTCATTTGCCCGCGATCATTTTAATATACATTGCCAGTAAGCAGCGCCACTCAATGGGTTTGGCGAACGTCCGGAGCGATTTTGAAGCATCGCGCTTGAATCATATGATGACGACAACGCAAACCGATCTGCAAAAAACCATTCAGCAAAAAAACCACGAATTACAGGAAGCAAATGCACGACTCAGTACTGAAGTCGATCTGCGTAAAGACGTAAACCAAGCGCTTATTAATAGCGAAGAGCAACTTAGTCTAGCTATTGCAACTGCAGGCATTGGGTTTTGGGATTGGGATATTCCCGCACGCAAAGTTTACCACTCAGACACCGAGCGCTTTTTTGGGTTTCAGCAATTGCCAGGACAAGAACCTTTGGATTTGTTCGATATCGTGCTTGAAGACGATATCCTTGTGATCAGAAAAGCCATGCTTGACCACCTACGTGGAAGGACAGATTACTATACCGCGCGGTATCGCGTTAAAACGATACGCAACCAAGATATCAAGTGGATCGAAGACACCGGGAAAATCAGCGAACGGGATGATTTAGGACGCGGCGTTCGTTTACTGGGAACGCGCCGAGATATCACCTTAGATATGCAACAGCAAGAAGAGCTGAGTTTGGCGGCCAGTTTATTTAATACCAATCCAGACGGTGTATTTATTTTAGATGCACAACAAAACTTCAGAACCTGTAACCGTGCATTTTGTGACATTTTACAACGACAAAAAGGTGAGTTACTTGGTGAGCCTTTATTCAAAGTATTGAGGACAGAGCAGCACGCACGGATAGAATTAGGTGTAGCCAACAATGGACGATGGAATGGCGACATTGTCGCCGCCAGAGGAAAGATGAGCGTATACCTATTTCCTTAA
- a CDS encoding GGDEF domain-containing protein — protein MEWRHCRRQRKDERIPISLTLTAVTRDDKSVSHYLGIFRDLSDVSSATANTETLGHTDKLTGLYNRGYFHQVLNQFHEHRPLQENHYAVCVLNLDRFKTINESLGIEVGDQLLSDLAARLNNLQEPVRQVSRLSSDEFALIIEYENDQNHLHEILTAIQADVTRPFLVDDHELIVTASIGVCIVSENNLSQLMNHAIAAMNQARYKGGNNFQFYHQKLATSPLERLQLEKSLRKAIVTMNSLSNSNLN, from the coding sequence ATGGAATGGCGACATTGTCGCCGCCAGAGGAAAGATGAGCGTATACCTATTTCCTTAACTCTGACCGCCGTCACTCGAGATGATAAATCTGTATCGCATTACTTAGGCATTTTTAGAGACTTATCCGACGTGAGCTCGGCCACGGCCAACACAGAAACGCTCGGTCATACCGATAAACTCACTGGCTTGTATAATCGTGGTTATTTTCATCAGGTTTTGAATCAATTCCATGAACACCGCCCATTGCAAGAAAATCATTACGCCGTGTGTGTTTTAAACTTGGACCGATTCAAAACCATCAATGAAAGCTTAGGCATCGAAGTTGGGGACCAACTGTTAAGTGATTTGGCGGCTCGCTTAAACAACTTGCAAGAGCCGGTAAGGCAGGTGTCTCGCTTAAGCAGTGATGAATTTGCTTTAATTATCGAGTATGAAAACGACCAAAATCACCTGCATGAAATTTTAACCGCTATCCAAGCCGATGTGACTCGTCCATTCTTAGTGGACGACCATGAGCTCATAGTTACGGCCAGTATTGGGGTTTGTATCGTTTCAGAAAATAACCTGAGCCAATTAATGAATCACGCAATTGCGGCTATGAATCAGGCGCGTTATAAAGGCGGCAATAATTTTCAGTTCTATCATCAAAAACTCGCGACTTCGCCTTTAGAGCGGTTACAACTTGAAAAATCGCTGCGCAAAGCCATCGTAACCATGAATTCTCTGTCGAATTCCAACCTAAATTGA